The Vicia villosa cultivar HV-30 ecotype Madison, WI linkage group LG1, Vvil1.0, whole genome shotgun sequence genome includes a region encoding these proteins:
- the LOC131619277 gene encoding iron-sulfur protein required for NADH dehydrogenase, mitochondrial-like isoform X1 yields the protein MRPKWLGSVRSYAKNLRIDGVKDTIAIASGKGGVGKSTTAVNLAVTLASKFQLKVGLLDADVYGPNIPIMMNIDTKPEVNLDKKMIPIDSYGIKCMSIGFLVEKNAPIVWRGPMVSNALEKMTRGVDWGHLDILVIDMPPGTGDVQISMSQNLQLSGALIVSTPQDVALMDARRGVQMFNKVDIPILGVIENMSCFKCPHCGEPSYIFGKGGANSTAAEMGLEFLGEIPLEVGIREACDQGHPIVLAAPDSVVSRAYGNIAEKIVQKLKERQFHPEIIL from the exons ATGAGGCCGAAG TGgctaggaagtgttagaagctaCGCGAAGAATCTCCGCATTGATGGAGTGAAAGATACCATAGCTATTGCTTCCGGTAAAGGTGGTGTCGGCAAGTCCACAACTGCCG TGAATTTAGCTGTTACACTTGCTAGTAAGTTTCAGCTGAAGGTTGGTTTACTTGATGCTGATGTATATGGACCCAACATTCCTATCATGATGAACATTGACACAAAACCTGAAGTAAATCTCG ATAAGAAAATGATTCCTATTGATAGTTATGGAATCAAATGCATGTCAATAGGGTTCCTTGTGGAGAAGAATGCCCCAATTGTCTGGAGAGGTCCCATG GTATCGAATGCTCTTGAGAAAATGACAAGGGGAGTTGACTGGGGTCACCTTGACATTCTAGTGATAGATATGCCTCCTGGCACCGGTGATGTCCAGATATCTATGTCTCAGAATCTGCAATTATCAG GTGCACTGATTGTTTCAACTCCTCAAGATGTTGCATTAATGGATGCAAGGAGGGGTGTACAAATGTTCAATAAAGTTGATATTCCG ATTTTGGGAGTTATAGAGAATATGAGCTGCTTCAAATGTCCACATTGTGGCGAACCTTCTTATATATTTGGAAAAGGAGGGGCTAATAGCACAGCCGCTGAAATGGGATTAGAATTTCTTGGCGAG ATACCACTGGAAGTGGGGATCAGGGAAGCTTGTGATCAAGGGCACCCAATAGTGTTGGCAGCACCTGATTCTGTAGTTTCTAGAGCATATGGCAATATTGCTGAAAAAATTGTTCAGAAACTCAAAGAGCGACAATTTCATCCAGAAATTATACTATGA
- the LOC131619277 gene encoding iron-sulfur protein required for NADH dehydrogenase, mitochondrial-like isoform X2, which yields MRPKWLGSVRSYAKNLRIDGVKDTIAIASGKGGVGKSTTADKKMIPIDSYGIKCMSIGFLVEKNAPIVWRGPMVSNALEKMTRGVDWGHLDILVIDMPPGTGDVQISMSQNLQLSGALIVSTPQDVALMDARRGVQMFNKVDIPILGVIENMSCFKCPHCGEPSYIFGKGGANSTAAEMGLEFLGEIPLEVGIREACDQGHPIVLAAPDSVVSRAYGNIAEKIVQKLKERQFHPEIIL from the exons ATGAGGCCGAAG TGgctaggaagtgttagaagctaCGCGAAGAATCTCCGCATTGATGGAGTGAAAGATACCATAGCTATTGCTTCCGGTAAAGGTGGTGTCGGCAAGTCCACAACTGCCG ATAAGAAAATGATTCCTATTGATAGTTATGGAATCAAATGCATGTCAATAGGGTTCCTTGTGGAGAAGAATGCCCCAATTGTCTGGAGAGGTCCCATG GTATCGAATGCTCTTGAGAAAATGACAAGGGGAGTTGACTGGGGTCACCTTGACATTCTAGTGATAGATATGCCTCCTGGCACCGGTGATGTCCAGATATCTATGTCTCAGAATCTGCAATTATCAG GTGCACTGATTGTTTCAACTCCTCAAGATGTTGCATTAATGGATGCAAGGAGGGGTGTACAAATGTTCAATAAAGTTGATATTCCG ATTTTGGGAGTTATAGAGAATATGAGCTGCTTCAAATGTCCACATTGTGGCGAACCTTCTTATATATTTGGAAAAGGAGGGGCTAATAGCACAGCCGCTGAAATGGGATTAGAATTTCTTGGCGAG ATACCACTGGAAGTGGGGATCAGGGAAGCTTGTGATCAAGGGCACCCAATAGTGTTGGCAGCACCTGATTCTGTAGTTTCTAGAGCATATGGCAATATTGCTGAAAAAATTGTTCAGAAACTCAAAGAGCGACAATTTCATCCAGAAATTATACTATGA